The sequence below is a genomic window from Oreochromis aureus strain Israel breed Guangdong linkage group 12, ZZ_aureus, whole genome shotgun sequence.
ACCTTTTAACTTTGAATTTTTACCACTGTGACTGATGGTTTACTTTTTATTGATACTTATTAAACTGCTCTTGCACATCAGCACATACTTTGTGTGTTGTTGGCATGAAGCCACTATTCAGCCACCACTAATTTGCTTAAAGGATTGCTGAAGTCTGCCACACTACTTGTACTGACTGCATGGGTTTgagattattttattattattttttttaaggcttTACATTGCAACACTAGTGTAAGTGATTTGATGGTTCCTTGTTTCCCCCCCTATTCAGGTTCCTCTTCAGCTCATTGAGTGTGTGGAGTGTAGGGATATGTTCCAGCTTCATGTCACCTGTAAGGATTGTAAAGTCATCAGGTATGACCATTGAACCTTCTTGTCTTTGTCTAGATGAGAAACTTTGAGTCCTGAGAGTAAAAAGATAAAGCTTGTTTGTATTAATCACTGCAGTATCCAAAAAAGACCCCTTGCTTAAAGTGTGAGCCTGGTTTGTATGACTAAATGGCTATGAAATTTTGTCTTGATTACACTTAAGATAAAATTTGTATTATTAGTGAAGATGAATATTTGAGTACTAGACTCCTGCATtctgtacctttttttttttttttttaaaatttgaaatgtGTTCTTTCAATTTTATCCCCAGATGTCAGTTCTCCACCTTTGAGCAGTGCCAGGAATGGTTGAAACGTCTGAACACAGCAGTGAGGCCTCCGTCTCGGTTGGAAGACCTCTTTGCCTTTGCCTTCCACGCCTGGTGCATGGAGGTGTACGCAGGAGAGAAAGAACAGCATGGCGAGCTGTGCAGACCAGGTACCCTTTTAATCGCTCACTTGTCTTCATAGAAACCTTCCCAAAACCTGTATTTTGCTCTTATCGGGCATCTCTGCTGTCACTGTAGGTGAACACGTGACCTCATGGTTCAAGAATGAGGTGGAGAGGATGGGCTTTGACACTCAAAATGCTTGGAGGATATCTGACATCAACAGCAAGTTCAGGTAGATGCGGCTTTCTTTCAGGATACTGCTCCCGTGTTGATTTCAGAATCGTAGCTAGAAGATGGATCCCATCCTCTGCTTTCGTTGGCAAACAGCACAAGTCAGTATGTGTTAAACAGTGGGTGGTTGTGTTATTGTACTCCATGAGTGCTGAACCCTGGACAGATAAGGGGCCGGCCCAGGATTAGGTGTCTGCAGACAGAGACTTTTGTTGAGCCATCACAATCCTTTGGTGTTCCCTCTCCTTGTTTAACTTTGCTCTTTGTGCCCTTCTGCACTGCCAGGCTTTGCCCCAGCTATCCTCAGCAACTCCTAGTGCCAGCCTGGATTACTGACAAAGAGCTAGAAAATGTGGCAGCCTTCCGCTCCTGGAAGAGGTTTCCTGCTGTAGTTTACaggtttgtgtttatttcttccGCAGCTATTCAAAGCAGACCCTTGGCCTGTTTATCATTAGAGAGGTAAAAAGCTTCCTTATGCAGAGGAAATGAAGCAATTGTTGGATTAAAATCTTGACTGTTCTATATCAGTGCCATAAACCCTCCTAgtttcagatttatttttttgtttagagTGTGCTACCCAACCAAAAGCACTGATGTCACCAATTTTCTAAGTGCTTCAAGCATTTGTGGCACTTTTAGTTTAATAGTGCTTGGGACTGTTTAGTCAACTTAATGCTTGAACCACTCAGAAGTGGAAACTTGGTATGCCTGTTTTGTACACACTGAGTTGTGATTATGAAGTtctatttttaatttactttttcatTCTAAGGGTCTGATTGGTATTTTTGGAAATCTAAAAAGTTGAATGTAGTGTAAAATTCTGTGAAAGGCAATAAATGGTCTTTTTCTGTAGGATTTGTACTGGTATTGCTATCATTAAAGTAATTACTTCCATTAACCTCATAGGACCAGGCGCCCATAtatgggttgtctagaccaaaatacaaaattttgctctacaaggtcctgatatccacttacgaggacatactgccactgttctattgaAGTTTGAAatgaatgtcctcatatgtggatctcgcttttctcagaaacaaaaatcaggaaaaaaaatgtgggtttttttgtttgttttttttttttttttttaaattcatcaggtctcaaatagcaaagagaatttaaaaatgcatgtcatgaaagagtttgggtcttaggaggttaaataaaCTCTACTCTGACCAGACATTACCATTCTGCTAGCTTCTCCTCACTTGCCCTTCACATAGGCATACAACTACTGGGGCTGTAATTGCTCGCTGTGGCCAGCCAGAGGTCAGCTGGTGGGGCTGGAGGAACGCTGATGATGAGCACCTGGTTCAGTCCATCGCCAAGGCCTGTGCTGTGGACAGCAGCTCCCGAAAACATGTTCCCAACGGTAGCTATACCAACAGCTCAGACCTGCCTGACACTGATTTTGGTAAGAGCTCTCACTCGGACACTTTTATACTGCCCACTCAGAGTAGGATTTGTTAATATTCTGCTTTATTTGGCAGCAGAGGCTGTCAGAGCTGAAatgtttgttatatttttttcccccttctttctCCAAGTCTGTTCACCTGCTTGCTATTGTTTTGAAAGCAGAACCCATATGTTTGAAATTTGGGTCCCTGTGTTGCATCATACTAGAAACTACTGTTACATCATGTTAGCCCAGCATTCATTCATAACACTCCTCACTGCTGCAGTGTTATGCTGGCTCTATTTAGTTCAGTGTAAACAAGCAAAGCTATCACAAGGAGGGGCCTTAGTGGTGCAGTGAGATCTGTGTAAAATGTCCTTCAGTCAGCCTCTCTGACATGCCGTGTACGCCCACAAACGACTGCATGCTTCCAGCTGAACATGCACCTACCACTGCACATTTTCTCTAAGTGTTGCTGTCTTTATGAATTTGCAGCAGACACTGTTGACTTGTCTGACTTGTTGGTGCTTGTCTGAAGCTGCAAACGACAGTAAATTTCTGTCAAAGACATGTTTGATGTGCCTAAAAGAATCTCACTTATGTCCCCAGAAGTTGCTTTATACAACCTGAGCTGCAactcttgtttgtgtgtgtgtgtgtgtgtgtgtgtgtgtgtgtgtgtgtgtgtgtgtgtgtgtgtgtgtgtgtgtgtgtgtgtgtgtgtgtgtgtgtgtgtgtgtgtgtgtgtgaatgtgtgtgtgtgtatgtccccagaagtgtgctgtgtgtgtgtgtgtgtgtgtgtgtgtgtgtgtgtgtgtgtgtgtgtgtgtgtgtgtgtgtgtgtgtgtgtgtgtgtgtgtgtgtgtgtgcctgtcagAATCCTCCATGACCAACAGCTCAGAGGTGGAGACACTGGCCACCCAACCTCACAAGTTGCTGATCTTAGATGCCAGGTCCTACGCAGCTGCTGTAGCTAACAGGGCCAAAGGTGGAGGCTGTGAATGCCCAGGTAAGTCCGGTCTCTTTGGTCCCAAGTCGCATACCGAATTGGGTCAGTGTGTGCACCTCAGTTTAGCTTTAAGacatcaattttttttcttatatgaaGTGTTGCTTTCATCTTATTTCAGAATACTATCCCAACTGCGAGGTGGTTTTCATGGGAATGGCTAACATCCACTCCATTCGCAAGAGTTTCCAGTCTCTACGATTCCTCTGCACTCAGATGCCTGACCCAGccaagtatgtgtgtgtttataaataTGCCTCCAGCTGTACACCCAGATTTCCCAAGTCAAGATTTTATGACATAACACTAAactattaaaactaaaaaaccccaacaacctTTAGTAGTAGCTGGATGTAACTAGTAATCATAGCTGTTTTGACTTTGGGCTTACAGCTGTGCCTGATACTGAGAACTTGGCCCAAACCccctctttcccttttcactgcCATATTCAACACTGCAGTGATGTGTAGCTGAATTGTcagctttaagtgtttgtgtggagctttttttcttcttcttctccataTGGTTTGCAGATCAAGATGGAGATAAAACTGACTCTGAAGCAGGGTGTTTATTAGGGGtgttgtgtatatgtgtgcactCTTTTTGACTGTTGATCTAGAAAACACAGTTTAGATTGATAAACTATGTAATATGAAAGAATCAGTCACAGACACGGTTTAAAATCATAATTTATGTCGGTCAGGGTGTATGTATGTGTCCTAGTCACATAACGTGGTGTTGTTGGAAGATTATATTTATTTCAGCGCTTCAACTTTTATAAACTGGGCACTATGGACTGTTGCTGTCTATGTCTGCAGCTGGCTTTCTGCACTTGAGAGCACAAAGTGGTTGCAACACCTGTCCCTGCTACTGAAGGCAGCTCTGCTGGTGGTCAATGCTGTGAACAGAGACCACAGGCCTGTTCTTGTGCACTGCTCTGACGGCTGGGACCGCACACCACAGATTGTTGCTTTGTCCAAGCTACTGCTGGACCCTTACTACCGCACTATTGAGGTATGGATGGAGATGGTAATGTTGTTGTATTCAAATAAAATTTATAAATGATGAAAGCATTTATTGGATTGTCTCATGATATTTCATGCAGGGTTTCCAAGTTTTGGTGGAGACAGAATGGCTGGACTTTGGCCACAAGTTTGCTGACAGATGTGGCCATGGAGAAAATTCAGAGGACCTAAATGAGCGCTGCCCTGTTTTCCTGCAGTGGCTGGACTGTGTTCACCAACTGCAGAGGCAGTTTCCATGCTCATTTGAGTTCAATGAAGCCTTCCTGGTATGTACATtcaatgttgttgttgttttttggtttggttttttttgggggggggggggtttgcttttttacaaaaaaaatccttaGAAATTGGCTATTTATCTACAGACATAATGGTGTCTCTGATTAAAGTGTATTGACATTCAGGTTCTAGATGTGAGAGATGATATGCATTTACCTTCATGGTGTGCTAAAATGTAATATGAGGAATTTTTTTTATCCaagcttttgttatatttgaaAATGTGGATACAAGCGTTTGTCTCAcatttgtgcaggtgaaacTGGTGCAGCACACCTACTCGTGTCTCTTCGGGACTTTCCTGTGTAACAGCGGCAAGGACAGGGAGGATCGCCACGTTCAGGAGAGGACCTGCTCGGTTTGGTCACTCCTCAGGCCAGCCAACCGCTCTCTGAGGAACATGCTCTACTCCTCACACTCCGAAATTGTACGTCAACACTTTTAATCATTCAGTCCTgcagaaagaaagcaaagatacttgtctttgttttttctgactttaacatttaatgtttaaacttAAAGACAACTGGAGATGTACCAAACTATTGAACAGAATTGATCGGCTCCCAGCTCAGAAAGCTGGATGGGATGTCAGTGACAGAATGCCACTGTACTCAGTTGTGTAGTTACTACACTGTGTCAGCAGCAGTTCATCAATTCAGAAGTATTACACAGCAAAACCAACAGCTTTTCTCTTGGCATGTTTACATAAATGTAAACGTTGCATAGACTTGAACAAAGTGAAAAGCTCAGACAGCAATGCTTTTACTGTGAGGTTCGCTGGCTCAGTCTAACACTCATTATGCTGTCATTAACCTATCAGCTCTACTCAACACGTGGTGTTAGTGAGTGTAAGTAGGTGCACTAGTGAGGACAAGGAATAGAGAAACTAGTGTCTGACGGCATTATGTAGGAGCCTGGTTGCTTACTCTTAATATGAGAAGTAAAAATAGTGTGAATAACATAACTGTATTTCAGTTATATTTTAGTAAAGCAGTTCTTTAAAACCCTCATTACTGATCTAACTACATCAGTAATTTCCATCCACTTTTTGCCCTTCCTGTCGTATGGAGTGCAGCTAGCAAGTGCTCCAGTGATGCTGTCTGTCTGAGACATACCTCTGCTTTTCTTGTTGTTGCGTGCACTAGGGAACAAAAACATGTGGAATTACTATAGAGATATAGTGAACTTTGGTGAAACTGAGGTATCTGGATTGTTCGTAAGTGGAAAGACAGTCAGATTGATTCCTGCAGTTAAATGAAAGATTTCCTGAAGCTCATTCaaagtttttctgcttttaaacaAAACTGACTAGAAGTGAACAGGATACAGTATAAAAGGAAGCTTGTAAAGCGATCGTCCTGTTTGAAACTGTCCAATCTATCTCAGAATCAAGATCTGTGTTTTTTGCCATTGCAGACAGCATGTCTTCACAtgctgctttattttattttttttaaggaaccCAAGAGTGCTGTAAATTTTTGTACATAACAATTGGCAATAAATCTAAAATACTGTGAAATACCAGTGCTTTTGACACCCTTCTGAGAATTGCATTTTTGTGGTTACTACTTTTGCATTTGCTTTGTGTGGGTGGAGACAGGCAGACATAAATATTGTCCTCTTGGTATGAAAAGAAACTACAAACGAGTTTAGATGTTCTtgacaaatcttataaaatgtTATTCATCCCAGATTTAGGCACTtcttgtttattcatttattctatTCCACTCCCTTCTAAAGATTTGCATTCAGATAACTTTTGTCATCGTCATGTCTGATTATATCTTGAGTTAAGTTTGCAGCTCTTGTTGCAGGTTCTCCATCCAGTGTGTCATGTACGGAATTTGATGCTGTGGACGGCAGTCTATCTGCCCAGCTCCTCCCCTACCACTCCTTCCGATGATTCCTGCGCTCCCTACCCAGTGCCCGGTGCCAACCCGGAAGATGCACCCCTGGGCAGGTGAGCCTGGCGCGCTGGCACCCGACCCCTTCCCACTCTTCTCCCTATCGTGTAAGATAAAACGCAAGCCACAGACTACCCACAGCCAGAGGGGGCCGGCTTGTCCACTCTGCTGGTCACATGCTCTGCTTAGATGCAGTCTATGCTCTTATCTTGTGTCACGACAGTCAAAACATCTTGGGAGTGCAACAGGAAGTCTTTAAGGCTGTCATTAAAGCGCTTCAGGTGGTCGATAGGACTAGAAAAGTGCTGTGAATGCCAGTTCATTTACATAGTTTGTGACAGCCAGGTTAGAATGAAAGAGATGGTCTGGATACTTTGCTGAAACGTCTGTTTTACTTGTCTTGTTTTGACAAGACAGACATGTGAGTGATTTGTTAGGCAAACATTTTATAATTGTTTGCAGTTTCTCATTAAATTATAGGCTGTCAAGCATACTAGGCTATTGTTATGTAATGAAATGCCGTTTGTTTGTAAttatttttctcctttcctGTTAAGGCGAACAAAGACTCGCTCCTTTGACAACTTGCCTAGTGCGTGTGAGCTGGGAAGCTCACTGGCTCCCAACCGTCGCTCCAGTGACCCAAGCCTGAATGAGAAGTGGCAGGACCACCGGCGATCTCTGGAGCTCAATGTGGCAGTGGGGCCTGAAGGAGGGGAGAACCAGGATGAGGTGCAGCCATATCATGACAGACTGGACTCTGAGATGGATCACAGCAAGCAGCAATCCCAGGGCTCAAATACTGAACGTAGAGAAGAGTCCTCTGTGAACCCAGCAGGAGATGAAGCGGAGGAGGCGGAGCTCTCTGTGGCAGTGGGTGTGGCTGAGGGACAAATGGTGAACATTCTTCAGGAAGCCACAAAGGAGGAGGCAGGATGCGACGTGCCAAGAGAGGACCATGCTGATGCTGCTCAGGTTTTTAATGCTGTAGATCAGGAGGTGGATGGACATGTAGAGCAGCATCAGATGGtggatgtcagtgaaactgtcaTGAAGAGAGACATGTTCGCAAATGGTCAGCTCCCAGAAAATGGTGAGATGAAGGCTCAGGAGAATGGTGACTCTTCTTCTGCGCCCACACAGAAGGAAGAGGAACAGGatcaacaggaagccagtgtgtCTCAGAGAACTGAGGACTTGGTGACAGAGAATGTAGAGAAATCTTCTGTACAAGAAGAACTTGCACATGTACCGAAGGAGTGTAGCACAGGTGAGCCAGAAGAGCCTGCAGCTCATAGAACTATAAATAGTGACTTAATGTATAGGTCACCTGAAAAACTAGGCTTAGATGAGAGAAGCTGCCCTGACTCTGAATCTGACCACAGTGTCCCTGAGTCAGTGGAGTTGGTAGATAAAAGGGCCTCCTTGATGGAAAGCTCCACAGAGACTTTAACTGAAGAGGCCTGTGGCAGGGTGGAGCTCCCTGCGCAGCCACCTGTTGGTTTCAACCATCACCTCATGAGTGATGGCAGGAGCCCAGTTCCCTGTTCCAAGAAAGAGAAGGGGCTGGAGACCAGTGAACATGGCTTGATCAGAACTTTAAGCGAGGGCAGCAAGCGGCCCTCTGTCAGTGCCTTTCAGTCAGTTCGTGCTGACCTTAGCAGGGATGGACTTAGTAATGGGGACAACTCCGAAGGGGAGCCATGTGGAGCACCTTACTGGGCCAAAGGGAATGTGGAGAGGGCCCCTTTGAGCCGTCAGGTATCTGTAGCAAGCTGCAACTCTCTGATCCTCCACCCACGAGGCAGCTGCTCTCAGCACCGCTGGTGTCACGCCCTGCTAGGCCGGGTCACCATGAGCCCTGAGCAGCCAACTCGGAGCCATCTGGATGACGATGGGCTGACGCTGCACAATGATGCTATCCAGCAAAGACTGAGGCAGATCGAAGCGGGGCACCAGATGGAGGTGGAGACTCTGAAGAAGCAAGTCCAGGAGCTCTGGAGCCGCCTGGAGAGTCAACAGCACATTAGCTCCCACCGGATCAACGGAGACATGGGAGATGAAGTGGTAAGCCACTGAAAGTTAACTGACCCTCTGATCTGTTTACAACTTGTAAATGGAAGCGATCCACTTCAGACTGCCCTGCTTACCATTGCCAGTTAGATGATCACAGTAAGGTTCACTTTGTCTCCCTCCATTCAGACCTCAATGACGGACTCTGAGTACAACATGGACCCAAACTGTTTGTCGCGCTGCAGCACAGAGCTCCTCTCTGAGGCCAGTTGGGAGCAGGTGGACAAGCAGGACACTGAGGTGAGCAGCTGCAGCCATATAAAGACACTCGTCAGGGAAAGATGGCACAAGGCTCACAAAGCGGTCTTTTAGCAGCATTTATGCAATGCAGAAGAACCTGGATGAGCTGCTCGGTGTATGGAAACTGAACTGATACTTTCCCCAAACATTGCAGGTCACCCGCTGGTACCCTGATCATTTGGCAGCCCAGTGTTACGGCTGTGAAAGCAGGTTCTGGCTTGCTACCAGGAAACATCACTGCAGGTGAGAACAGCTTTGTTTTTGCAGAATATCAGGGCTTCACTCTGTCACAAATCAATTCTGTCTCTCCTATTGAGGCCTTTGCTGTTTAGCTCACTCCTCTTCAGGTCAGATGAGCTTCTTGTATGTAGGTTCAGCTAAGGCTGTTCATGCTTGGTACCTGAAGATGAACTTGAGAATCTTTGTCAACCCGTTTGTGACGAGgtttacttcctgtctgtggacCAAAGCTTAAAATCAATTTACCTATTTTGGCTTTCAACGCAGAGTTTCTCACTTGATGCATTTTTCTCATAGTGTACATGTCCGTGCAGGGACACAGCGTTCGGGTGAAAGATAGAGAagagataagataaaactttattaatccctcgggtgggttcctctgggaaattcggttAGA
It includes:
- the mtmr3 gene encoding myotubularin-related protein 3 isoform X2, yielding MEEEGQQSLECIQANQIFPKKSPVLEEENMQVPFPELHGEFTEYVGRAEDAIIAMSNYRLHIKFKESVVNVPLQLIECVECRDMFQLHVTCKDCKVIRCQFSTFEQCQEWLKRLNTAVRPPSRLEDLFAFAFHAWCMEVYAGEKEQHGELCRPGEHVTSWFKNEVERMGFDTQNAWRISDINSKFRLCPSYPQQLLVPAWITDKELENVAAFRSWKRFPAVVYRHTTTGAVIARCGQPEVSWWGWRNADDEHLVQSIAKACAVDSSSRKHVPNGSYTNSSDLPDTDFESSMTNSSEVETLATQPHKLLILDARSYAAAVANRAKGGGCECPEYYPNCEVVFMGMANIHSIRKSFQSLRFLCTQMPDPANWLSALESTKWLQHLSLLLKAALLVVNAVNRDHRPVLVHCSDGWDRTPQIVALSKLLLDPYYRTIEGFQVLVETEWLDFGHKFADRCGHGENSEDLNERCPVFLQWLDCVHQLQRQFPCSFEFNEAFLVKLVQHTYSCLFGTFLCNSGKDREDRHVQERTCSVWSLLRPANRSLRNMLYSSHSEIVLHPVCHVRNLMLWTAVYLPSSSPTTPSDDSCAPYPVPGANPEDAPLGRRTKTRSFDNLPSACELGSSLAPNRRSSDPSLNEKWQDHRRSLELNVAVGPEGGENQDEVQPYHDRLDSEMDHSKQQSQGSNTERREESSVNPAGDEAEEAELSVAVGVAEGQMVNILQEATKEEAGCDVPREDHADAAQVFNAVDQEVDGHVEQHQMVDVSETVMKRDMFANGQLPENGEMKAQENGDSSSAPTQKEEEQDQQEASVSQRTEDLVTENVEKSSVQEELAHVPKECSTGEPEEPAAHRTINSDLMYRSPEKLGLDERSCPDSESDHSVPESVELVDKRASLMESSTETLTEEACGRVELPAQPPVGFNHHLMSDGRSPVPCSKKEKGLETSEHGLIRTLSEGSKRPSVSAFQSVRADLSRDGLSNGDNSEGEPCGAPYWAKGNVERAPLSRQVSVASCNSLILHPRGSCSQHRWCHALLGRVTMSPEQPTRSHLDDDGLTLHNDAIQQRLRQIEAGHQMEVETLKKQVQELWSRLESQQHISSHRINGDMGDEVTSMTDSEYNMDPNCLSRCSTELLSEASWEQVDKQDTEVTRWYPDHLAAQCYGCESRFWLATRKHHCRNCGNVFCASCCDQRIPVPSQQLFEPSRVCKTCYSNLQHGSAALDLELEKPITASSN
- the mtmr3 gene encoding myotubularin-related protein 3 isoform X1; its protein translation is MEEEGQQSLECIQANQIFPKKSPVLEEENMQVPFPELHGEFTEYVGRAEDAIIAMSNYRLHIKFKESVVNVPLQLIECVECRDMFQLHVTCKDCKVIRCQFSTFEQCQEWLKRLNTAVRPPSRLEDLFAFAFHAWCMEVYAGEKEQHGELCRPGEHVTSWFKNEVERMGFDTQNAWRISDINSKFRLCPSYPQQLLVPAWITDKELENVAAFRSWKRFPAVVYRHTTTGAVIARCGQPEVSWWGWRNADDEHLVQSIAKACAVDSSSRKHVPNGSYTNSSDLPDTDFESSMTNSSEVETLATQPHKLLILDARSYAAAVANRAKGGGCECPEYYPNCEVVFMGMANIHSIRKSFQSLRFLCTQMPDPANWLSALESTKWLQHLSLLLKAALLVVNAVNRDHRPVLVHCSDGWDRTPQIVALSKLLLDPYYRTIEGFQVLVETEWLDFGHKFADRCGHGENSEDLNERCPVFLQWLDCVHQLQRQFPCSFEFNEAFLVKLVQHTYSCLFGTFLCNSGKDREDRHVQERTCSVWSLLRPANRSLRNMLYSSHSEIVLHPVCHVRNLMLWTAVYLPSSSPTTPSDDSCAPYPVPGANPEDAPLGRRTKTRSFDNLPSACELGSSLAPNRRSSDPSLNEKWQDHRRSLELNVAVGPEGGENQDEVQPYHDRLDSEMDHSKQQSQGSNTERREESSVNPAGDEAEEAELSVAVGVAEGQMVNILQEATKEEAGCDVPREDHADAAQVFNAVDQEVDGHVEQHQMVDVSETVMKRDMFANGQLPENGEMKAQENGDSSSAPTQKEEEQDQQEASVSQRTEDLVTENVEKSSVQEELAHVPKECSTGEPEEPAAHRTINSDLMYRSPEKLGLDERSCPDSESDHSVPESVELVDKRASLMESSTETLTEEACGRVELPAQPPVGFNHHLMSDGRSPVPCSKKEKGLETSEHGLIRTLSEGSKRPSVSAFQSVRADLSRDGLSNGDNSEGEPCGAPYWAKGNVERAPLSRQVSVASCNSLILHPRGSCSQHRWCHALLGRVTMSPEQPTRSHLDDDGLTLHNDAIQQRLRQIEAGHQMEVETLKKQVQELWSRLESQQHISSHRINGDMGDEVTSMTDSEYNMDPNCLSRCSTELLSEASWEQVDKQDTEVTRWYPDHLAAQCYGCESRFWLATRKHHCSGREPVQEVWNCGNVFCASCCDQRIPVPSQQLFEPSRVCKTCYSNLQHGSAALDLELEKPITASSN